A genomic window from Tenebrio molitor chromosome X, icTenMoli1.1, whole genome shotgun sequence includes:
- the Rap1 gene encoding ras-related protein Rap1 codes for MREYKIVVLGSGGVGKSALTVQFVQGIFVEKYDPTIEDSYRKQVEVDGQQCMLEILDTAGTEQFTAMRDLYMKNGQGFVLVYSITAQSTFNDLQDLREQILRVKDTDDVPMVLVGNKCDLEEERVVGKEQGINLSRQFNCAFMETSAKAKINVNDIFYDLVRQINKKSPEKKQKQKKKPICVLL; via the exons ATGCGCGAATACAAGATAGTGGTGTTGGGTTCGGGTGGCGTAGGGAAGTCGGCTCTCACCGTGCAATTTGTGCAAGGAATATTCGTCGAAAAATATGATCCAACCATCGAGGATAGTTATAGGAAGCAAGTGGAAGTGGATGGGCAGCAGTGCATGCTAGAGATCTTGGACACAGCAGGCACA GAGCAATTCACGGCGATGAGGGACTTGTACATGAAAAATGGCCAAGGTTTTGTTTTGGTTTATTCAATTACTGCACAATCAACATTTAATGATCTACAAGACCTCCGGGAACAAATTCTCAGAGTCAAG GATACCGACGATGTTCCAATGGTGTTAGTGGGAAACAAGTGTGATCTGGAAGAGGAAAGAGTGGTAGGCAAAGAACAAGGAATCAACCTATCGCGCCAGTTCAACTGTGCCTTCATGGAAACCTCTGCCAAAgccaaaataaatgttaatgaT ATATTTTATGATCTAGTTCgacaaatcaacaaaaaatcacctgaaaagaaacaaaagcagaaaaagaaaccGATCTGTGTGcttctataa
- the LOC138140467 gene encoding neuronal acetylcholine receptor subunit alpha-7-like isoform X2 yields MDSGMQQCQFYCGPRALTLFVLLHICLSLPNESLAGYNEKRLLHKLLDHYNVLERPVANESDPLQLSFGLTLMQIIDVDEKNQLLVTNIWLKLEWNDMNLRWNASEFGGVKDLRIPPHRLWKPDVLMYNSADEGFDGTYPTNVVVRNNGSCLYVPPGIFKSTCKIDITWFPFDDQRCEMKFGSWTYDGLQLDLQLQDDSGGDISSFITNGEWDLLGVPGKRNEIYYNCCPEPYIDITFVIIIRRRTLYYFFNLIVPCVLIASMAVLGFTLPPDSGEKLSLGVTILLSLTVFLNMVAETMPATSDAVPLLGTYFNCIMFMVASSVVSTILILNYHHRNADTHEMSEWIKVVFLIWLPWLLRMHRPHEPGSCEYGQQPSRPASVPTDRKPLHFQDVELKERSSKSLLANVLDIDDDFRHNHRGGGTPTPLPTATFFRTVYRQNEDNGNGGRLHESLVSNHSCLSADYELALILKEIRFITDQLRKEDDAADITRDWKFAAMVVDRLCLIIFTLFTIIATLAVLFSAPHIIVS; encoded by the exons ATGGACAGTGGCATGCAGCAATGTCAATTCTACTGCGGCCCACGAGCACTGACGCTCTTTGTCCTCTTGCACATCTGCCTCTCGCTACCGAACG AATCTTTGGCGGGATACAACGAGAAGCGACTTCTTCACAAACTGCTCGACCATTACAACGTACTAGAGCGACCTGTCGCCAACGAGTCGGACCCTTTACAGCTCAGTTTCGGTTTAACATTAATGCAGATCATCGATGTG GACGAAAAGAACCAGCTGCTGGTGACCAACATCTGGCTGAAACTG GAATGGAATGACATGAACCTGAGGTGGAATGCGTCCGAGTTCGGCGGCGTCAAGGACCTCCGCATACCACCGCATAGGTTGTGGAAGCCGGACGTCCTCATGTACAACAG CGCCGACGAAGGCTTCGACGGGACTTATCCCACCAACGTGGTGGTGCGTAACAACGGCAGCTGCCTCTACGTCCCCCCCGGAATCTTCAAGAGCACTTGTAAGATCGACATCACGTGGTTCCCGTTCGACGACCAACGGTGCGAGATGAAATTCGGAAGTTGGACTTATGACGGATTACAA CTGGATCTACAACTACAAGACGACTCGGGAGGGGATATCAGCAGCTTTATTACTAACGGCGAGTGGGATTTACTAG GAGTTCCCGGCAAGCGGAACGAGATCTACTACAATTGCTGCCCCGAGCCCTACATCGACATCACATTCGTCATCATCATCAGACGGCGAACTCTTTACTACTTTTTCAACTTGATCGTGCCGTGCGTGCTGATCGCCTCCATGGCGGTACTGGGATTCACGCTGCCTCCCGATTCGGGAGAAAAGCTCTCTCTGGGGGTGACGATCTTGCTGTCCCTCACGGTTTTTCTAAATATGGTCGCCGAGACGATGCCCGCTACCTCAGACGCAGTCCCACTGTTGGGCACCTACTTCAACTGCATCATGTTCATGGTGGCATCGTCGGTGGTCTCGACCATCCTCATCCTGAATTACCACCACCGCAACGCTGACACTCACGAGATGTCAGAATGG ATTAAGGTCGTTTTCTTGATTTGGTTGCCGTGGCTTCTGCGTATGCACAGACCACACGAACCTGGCAGTTGTGAGTATGGGCAACAGCCGAGTCGACCCGCATCTGTGCCAACAGATCGCAAACCGCTGCACTTCCAAGACGTGGAATTAAAAGAGCGCTCCTCCAAGAGTTTGCTGGCCAACGTGCTGGACATCGACGACGATTTCAGACACAACCATCGAGGCGGCGGCACTCCGACGCCCTTACCGACGGCGACTTTTTTCCGAACAGTCTACAG GCAAAACGAAGACAACGGAAACGGAGGTCGACTACACGAATCGCTCGTGTCGAACCACTCTTGTCTAAGTGCGGATTACGAGCTGGCGCTGATCTTGAAGGAGATCCGCTTCATCACCGACCAGCTACGTAAGGAAGACGACGCCGCGGACATCACCAGGGATTGGAAATTCGCGGCCATGGTGGTCGACAGACTGTGCCTTATTATATTCACTCTGTTCACGATCATCGCCACCTTGGCGGTGCTGTTCTCGGCACCCCACATCATCGTATCGTAG
- the LOC138140467 gene encoding neuronal acetylcholine receptor subunit alpha-7-like isoform X1: protein MLHPQRKQPSPRGSHVWSRSLPSSMQPNTRHPSSPVESLAGYNEKRLLHKLLDHYNVLERPVANESDPLQLSFGLTLMQIIDVDEKNQLLVTNIWLKLEWNDMNLRWNASEFGGVKDLRIPPHRLWKPDVLMYNSADEGFDGTYPTNVVVRNNGSCLYVPPGIFKSTCKIDITWFPFDDQRCEMKFGSWTYDGLQLDLQLQDDSGGDISSFITNGEWDLLGVPGKRNEIYYNCCPEPYIDITFVIIIRRRTLYYFFNLIVPCVLIASMAVLGFTLPPDSGEKLSLGVTILLSLTVFLNMVAETMPATSDAVPLLGTYFNCIMFMVASSVVSTILILNYHHRNADTHEMSEWIKVVFLIWLPWLLRMHRPHEPGSCEYGQQPSRPASVPTDRKPLHFQDVELKERSSKSLLANVLDIDDDFRHNHRGGGTPTPLPTATFFRTVYRQNEDNGNGGRLHESLVSNHSCLSADYELALILKEIRFITDQLRKEDDAADITRDWKFAAMVVDRLCLIIFTLFTIIATLAVLFSAPHIIVS, encoded by the exons ATGTTACACCCTCAAAGAAAACAACCATCACCTCGAGGCTCGCACGTCTGGAGTCGATCGCTACCTTCAAGCATGCAACCAAACACCCGACACCCTTCCTCCCCTGTAG AATCTTTGGCGGGATACAACGAGAAGCGACTTCTTCACAAACTGCTCGACCATTACAACGTACTAGAGCGACCTGTCGCCAACGAGTCGGACCCTTTACAGCTCAGTTTCGGTTTAACATTAATGCAGATCATCGATGTG GACGAAAAGAACCAGCTGCTGGTGACCAACATCTGGCTGAAACTG GAATGGAATGACATGAACCTGAGGTGGAATGCGTCCGAGTTCGGCGGCGTCAAGGACCTCCGCATACCACCGCATAGGTTGTGGAAGCCGGACGTCCTCATGTACAACAG CGCCGACGAAGGCTTCGACGGGACTTATCCCACCAACGTGGTGGTGCGTAACAACGGCAGCTGCCTCTACGTCCCCCCCGGAATCTTCAAGAGCACTTGTAAGATCGACATCACGTGGTTCCCGTTCGACGACCAACGGTGCGAGATGAAATTCGGAAGTTGGACTTATGACGGATTACAA CTGGATCTACAACTACAAGACGACTCGGGAGGGGATATCAGCAGCTTTATTACTAACGGCGAGTGGGATTTACTAG GAGTTCCCGGCAAGCGGAACGAGATCTACTACAATTGCTGCCCCGAGCCCTACATCGACATCACATTCGTCATCATCATCAGACGGCGAACTCTTTACTACTTTTTCAACTTGATCGTGCCGTGCGTGCTGATCGCCTCCATGGCGGTACTGGGATTCACGCTGCCTCCCGATTCGGGAGAAAAGCTCTCTCTGGGGGTGACGATCTTGCTGTCCCTCACGGTTTTTCTAAATATGGTCGCCGAGACGATGCCCGCTACCTCAGACGCAGTCCCACTGTTGGGCACCTACTTCAACTGCATCATGTTCATGGTGGCATCGTCGGTGGTCTCGACCATCCTCATCCTGAATTACCACCACCGCAACGCTGACACTCACGAGATGTCAGAATGG ATTAAGGTCGTTTTCTTGATTTGGTTGCCGTGGCTTCTGCGTATGCACAGACCACACGAACCTGGCAGTTGTGAGTATGGGCAACAGCCGAGTCGACCCGCATCTGTGCCAACAGATCGCAAACCGCTGCACTTCCAAGACGTGGAATTAAAAGAGCGCTCCTCCAAGAGTTTGCTGGCCAACGTGCTGGACATCGACGACGATTTCAGACACAACCATCGAGGCGGCGGCACTCCGACGCCCTTACCGACGGCGACTTTTTTCCGAACAGTCTACAG GCAAAACGAAGACAACGGAAACGGAGGTCGACTACACGAATCGCTCGTGTCGAACCACTCTTGTCTAAGTGCGGATTACGAGCTGGCGCTGATCTTGAAGGAGATCCGCTTCATCACCGACCAGCTACGTAAGGAAGACGACGCCGCGGACATCACCAGGGATTGGAAATTCGCGGCCATGGTGGTCGACAGACTGTGCCTTATTATATTCACTCTGTTCACGATCATCGCCACCTTGGCGGTGCTGTTCTCGGCACCCCACATCATCGTATCGTAG
- the LOC138140467 gene encoding neuronal acetylcholine receptor subunit alpha-7-like isoform X3, translating into MQIIDVDEKNQLLVTNIWLKLEWNDMNLRWNASEFGGVKDLRIPPHRLWKPDVLMYNSADEGFDGTYPTNVVVRNNGSCLYVPPGIFKSTCKIDITWFPFDDQRCEMKFGSWTYDGLQLDLQLQDDSGGDISSFITNGEWDLLGVPGKRNEIYYNCCPEPYIDITFVIIIRRRTLYYFFNLIVPCVLIASMAVLGFTLPPDSGEKLSLGVTILLSLTVFLNMVAETMPATSDAVPLLGTYFNCIMFMVASSVVSTILILNYHHRNADTHEMSEWIKVVFLIWLPWLLRMHRPHEPGSCEYGQQPSRPASVPTDRKPLHFQDVELKERSSKSLLANVLDIDDDFRHNHRGGGTPTPLPTATFFRTVYRQNEDNGNGGRLHESLVSNHSCLSADYELALILKEIRFITDQLRKEDDAADITRDWKFAAMVVDRLCLIIFTLFTIIATLAVLFSAPHIIVS; encoded by the exons ATGCAGATCATCGATGTG GACGAAAAGAACCAGCTGCTGGTGACCAACATCTGGCTGAAACTG GAATGGAATGACATGAACCTGAGGTGGAATGCGTCCGAGTTCGGCGGCGTCAAGGACCTCCGCATACCACCGCATAGGTTGTGGAAGCCGGACGTCCTCATGTACAACAG CGCCGACGAAGGCTTCGACGGGACTTATCCCACCAACGTGGTGGTGCGTAACAACGGCAGCTGCCTCTACGTCCCCCCCGGAATCTTCAAGAGCACTTGTAAGATCGACATCACGTGGTTCCCGTTCGACGACCAACGGTGCGAGATGAAATTCGGAAGTTGGACTTATGACGGATTACAA CTGGATCTACAACTACAAGACGACTCGGGAGGGGATATCAGCAGCTTTATTACTAACGGCGAGTGGGATTTACTAG GAGTTCCCGGCAAGCGGAACGAGATCTACTACAATTGCTGCCCCGAGCCCTACATCGACATCACATTCGTCATCATCATCAGACGGCGAACTCTTTACTACTTTTTCAACTTGATCGTGCCGTGCGTGCTGATCGCCTCCATGGCGGTACTGGGATTCACGCTGCCTCCCGATTCGGGAGAAAAGCTCTCTCTGGGGGTGACGATCTTGCTGTCCCTCACGGTTTTTCTAAATATGGTCGCCGAGACGATGCCCGCTACCTCAGACGCAGTCCCACTGTTGGGCACCTACTTCAACTGCATCATGTTCATGGTGGCATCGTCGGTGGTCTCGACCATCCTCATCCTGAATTACCACCACCGCAACGCTGACACTCACGAGATGTCAGAATGG ATTAAGGTCGTTTTCTTGATTTGGTTGCCGTGGCTTCTGCGTATGCACAGACCACACGAACCTGGCAGTTGTGAGTATGGGCAACAGCCGAGTCGACCCGCATCTGTGCCAACAGATCGCAAACCGCTGCACTTCCAAGACGTGGAATTAAAAGAGCGCTCCTCCAAGAGTTTGCTGGCCAACGTGCTGGACATCGACGACGATTTCAGACACAACCATCGAGGCGGCGGCACTCCGACGCCCTTACCGACGGCGACTTTTTTCCGAACAGTCTACAG GCAAAACGAAGACAACGGAAACGGAGGTCGACTACACGAATCGCTCGTGTCGAACCACTCTTGTCTAAGTGCGGATTACGAGCTGGCGCTGATCTTGAAGGAGATCCGCTTCATCACCGACCAGCTACGTAAGGAAGACGACGCCGCGGACATCACCAGGGATTGGAAATTCGCGGCCATGGTGGTCGACAGACTGTGCCTTATTATATTCACTCTGTTCACGATCATCGCCACCTTGGCGGTGCTGTTCTCGGCACCCCACATCATCGTATCGTAG